A single window of Neisseria sp. KEM232 DNA harbors:
- the modA gene encoding molybdate ABC transporter substrate-binding protein, translating into MKLRNTALIAALIVSAPAFADDLTVSAAASLKEAFQEINAAYQKKHPGTNIKLNTAASGVLLQQLAQGAPVDVLATADQTTMDKAQDQQLIDKASRHTFVLNDLVVVQPKDSRLKIKTLNDLKAATVSRIAVGNPESVPAGRYTKGALEKAGLYGTLQPKIVSTQNVRQALDYVARGETEAGFVYRTDAVLAKDKVNISFAVALETPVSYAIAPTAAAKNKAARSYVDFVLSPTGQNILKKYGFSSAKGFKAK; encoded by the coding sequence ATGAAACTCCGCAACACCGCCCTGATCGCCGCCTTGATTGTCAGCGCCCCCGCATTCGCCGACGACCTTACCGTCTCCGCCGCTGCCAGCTTGAAAGAAGCCTTTCAGGAAATCAACGCTGCCTACCAGAAAAAACACCCCGGCACCAATATCAAACTGAACACCGCCGCATCCGGCGTACTGCTGCAGCAGCTTGCCCAAGGCGCACCGGTTGACGTATTGGCCACCGCCGACCAAACCACCATGGACAAAGCCCAAGACCAGCAGCTGATCGACAAAGCCAGCCGCCACACTTTCGTGCTGAATGATTTGGTCGTCGTCCAACCCAAAGACAGCCGTCTCAAAATCAAAACCCTTAACGATCTGAAAGCCGCTACCGTCAGCCGCATTGCCGTCGGCAATCCCGAAAGCGTACCCGCCGGCCGCTACACCAAAGGCGCGCTGGAAAAAGCCGGTCTCTACGGCACCCTGCAGCCCAAAATCGTCTCCACCCAGAACGTACGCCAAGCGCTTGACTACGTAGCCCGCGGCGAAACCGAGGCCGGCTTCGTGTACCGCACCGACGCCGTATTGGCCAAAGACAAAGTCAACATCTCCTTCGCCGTCGCCCTCGAAACCCCCGTTTCCTACGCCATCGCCCCCACCGCCGCAGCCAAAAACAAAGCGGCCAGAAGCTATGTCGATTTCGTCTTGTCCCCCACAGGCCAAAACATCCTGAAAAAATACGGCTTCAGCTCCGCCAAAGGCTTCAAAGCCAAATAA
- the narJ gene encoding nitrate reductase molybdenum cofactor assembly chaperone, protein MAANPMVYKWLSALMCYPEADLIEALPEFQTALNEWPELEPHKTALQALLDHLGSRSLRELQEDYVLVFDRTRQHALYIFEHVYGEDRDRGSAMVDLLEEYRRYGFELGDDELPDYLPALLEFFAHIPPEDAEKLLGDAVHVINHIGKNLTTYGSPYAALLQTAVSLSPVEPQPLTEPPVRDMDEAMETFGPDVQGIEPLLKPSVQTVQFYPNGRPA, encoded by the coding sequence ATGGCCGCCAACCCGATGGTTTACAAATGGCTGTCGGCTTTGATGTGTTACCCCGAAGCCGACCTTATCGAAGCGTTGCCGGAGTTTCAGACGGCCTTAAACGAATGGCCGGAGCTTGAGCCGCACAAAACCGCGTTGCAGGCCTTGCTCGACCATTTGGGCAGCCGCAGCCTGCGCGAATTGCAGGAAGACTACGTCCTCGTGTTCGACCGCACCCGCCAGCACGCGCTCTATATCTTCGAGCACGTTTACGGCGAAGACCGCGACCGTGGCAGCGCGATGGTTGATCTGCTCGAAGAATACCGCCGCTACGGCTTCGAGCTGGGCGACGACGAACTGCCCGACTACCTGCCCGCGCTGTTGGAATTTTTCGCCCACATCCCGCCCGAAGACGCGGAAAAACTCTTGGGCGACGCGGTGCACGTCATCAACCACATCGGCAAAAACCTGACGACCTACGGCTCACCCTACGCCGCGCTGCTTCAGACGGCCGTATCCCTCAGCCCCGTCGAGCCGCAGCCTTTAACCGAGCCGCCCGTGCGCGACATGGACGAAGCGATGGAAACCTTCGGCCCCGACGTGCAGGGCATCGAGCCGCTGCTCAAACCGAGCGTGCAGACCGTACAGTTCTACCCCAACGGCCGCCCCGCCTAA
- a CDS encoding ABC transporter ATP-binding protein/permease, with translation MNPSTPQKNERSTAAALTQFVLWVNLAFFVVSGILALVDYGFAAVSALVPPAPAEAVQAAEDAAPWWKLWAACNAGAAGFALLSLALGRFAFFRRLGWFVRDYWLRKNALSAVFWLAVMTGFGFAVVAINVQINNWSKTFYDTLNALEAAKLYALISQYLIYIAIFIFCSVSRAWLRKFLIIRWRAHLTDYFLNQWFARGAYYRIALRQSTDNPDQRIADDINIFVSRSIELFVSLLTNLAQLYSFIAILWNLSGTHTFHLFGRDITITGYLVWIAAAYTLLGSLFTQVIGKKLHKLNYDQQKFEADFRASLVRKHDHAEQIALYKGEAREQAGLRQEFGAIVGNWRNLIAKELHLGLFTTGYDRFSLMLPVLASVPLFLAKKITLGGLMQIRSAFTAVFNSLSWFVFAYSILPEWSATLLRLSQFRENIAFEQGEEKTAPEAETTALEGLSLFTPEGVPVLENIRAQITPGRWTQLAGDSGLGKSTLLRTIGGLWPYYGGAWTQAAGKTLLLPQKTYIGKGTLAEILSYPAEAPVSDGLCREVLTKTGLAKWAGSLHETRNWAQTLSAGEQQRIAFARALLIRPDYLYLDENTSALDTASAHALLALLKTELPNTTVVMVSHQPELAEFYDEVLDLRAFRAVRPSESTASAQPKR, from the coding sequence ATGAATCCTTCTACCCCCCAAAAAAACGAACGCAGCACGGCCGCCGCTCTCACGCAGTTTGTGCTGTGGGTCAATCTGGCTTTTTTTGTCGTCAGCGGCATTTTGGCCTTGGTCGATTACGGTTTTGCCGCCGTGTCTGCGCTTGTGCCGCCCGCGCCTGCCGAGGCGGTGCAGGCGGCGGAGGATGCCGCGCCGTGGTGGAAGCTGTGGGCGGCGTGCAACGCGGGGGCGGCGGGCTTTGCGCTACTGTCGCTGGCTTTGGGACGCTTTGCCTTTTTCCGCCGGCTGGGCTGGTTTGTGCGCGATTACTGGCTGCGTAAAAACGCGCTGTCGGCGGTGTTCTGGCTGGCGGTAATGACGGGCTTCGGTTTTGCCGTGGTGGCCATCAATGTGCAGATCAACAATTGGAGCAAAACCTTTTACGACACGCTCAACGCGCTCGAAGCGGCCAAACTCTACGCACTCATCAGCCAGTATCTGATTTACATCGCCATTTTTATTTTCTGCTCGGTATCGCGCGCCTGGCTGCGTAAGTTTCTGATTATCCGCTGGCGCGCGCATCTGACGGATTACTTTTTAAACCAATGGTTTGCACGCGGCGCGTATTACCGCATTGCGCTCAGGCAGTCCACCGACAACCCCGACCAGCGCATCGCCGACGACATCAATATTTTCGTCTCGCGCAGCATCGAATTGTTTGTGTCGCTCCTAACCAATCTGGCGCAGCTATATTCCTTTATCGCCATTTTGTGGAACTTGTCGGGCACGCACACATTCCATCTGTTCGGCCGCGACATCACGATAACAGGCTATCTGGTGTGGATTGCCGCTGCCTATACGCTCTTGGGCAGCCTGTTCACGCAGGTAATCGGCAAAAAGCTGCACAAGCTCAATTACGACCAGCAGAAATTCGAGGCCGACTTCCGCGCTTCGCTGGTGCGCAAACACGACCACGCCGAGCAGATTGCGCTTTATAAAGGCGAAGCGCGCGAGCAGGCCGGCCTGCGGCAGGAATTTGGCGCGATTGTCGGCAACTGGCGGAATCTGATAGCCAAAGAGCTGCATCTGGGGCTGTTTACCACCGGCTACGACCGCTTTTCGCTGATGCTGCCGGTGCTTGCGTCGGTGCCGCTGTTTTTGGCGAAAAAAATCACCCTGGGCGGCCTGATGCAGATACGCAGCGCGTTTACGGCGGTGTTCAACTCATTGAGCTGGTTTGTGTTTGCCTACTCGATTCTGCCCGAGTGGAGCGCCACGCTGCTGCGTTTGAGCCAGTTTCGCGAAAACATCGCCTTTGAGCAGGGCGAAGAGAAAACCGCGCCTGAAGCCGAAACCACCGCGCTTGAGGGCTTGAGCCTGTTTACTCCCGAAGGCGTGCCGGTATTGGAAAATATCCGCGCCCAAATCACGCCCGGGCGCTGGACGCAGCTTGCCGGCGACAGCGGCTTGGGCAAATCCACGCTGCTGCGCACCATCGGCGGCCTGTGGCCGTATTACGGCGGCGCGTGGACGCAGGCGGCAGGCAAAACCCTGCTGCTGCCGCAGAAAACCTATATCGGCAAAGGCACGCTAGCCGAAATCTTGAGCTATCCGGCCGAAGCACCCGTTTCAGACGGCCTGTGCCGCGAGGTGCTGACAAAAACCGGCCTGGCCAAATGGGCGGGCAGCCTGCACGAAACGCGCAACTGGGCGCAAACCCTCTCCGCCGGAGAGCAGCAGCGCATCGCCTTTGCCCGCGCCCTGCTGATCCGCCCCGATTATCTCTATCTCGACGAAAACACCTCCGCGCTCGACACCGCTTCCGCCCACGCCCTGTTGGCGCTGCTCAAAACCGAGTTGCCGAATACTACGGTGGTGATGGTCAGCCATCAGCCGGAATTGGCGGAGTTTTATGATGAGGTGCTGGATTTGCGGGCATTCCGTGCCGTGAGGCCGTCTGAAAGCACAGCTTCGGCACAGCCAAAACGGTGA
- a CDS encoding cupin domain-containing protein translates to MHIPQIIRFADYLKDGGTESVRTVLHHDHHNNMVLWQIPPGTSLPAHRHPHGVDIWIVLQGEAELLDDENSGRTIRAGESVIVGLHQIHGARNRADAKEDCILVSVISPRAGFEAAPK, encoded by the coding sequence ATGCACATCCCGCAAATCATCCGTTTTGCCGACTACCTCAAAGACGGCGGCACCGAATCCGTGCGCACCGTGCTGCACCACGACCACCACAACAACATGGTGCTGTGGCAGATACCGCCCGGCACCAGCCTGCCCGCCCACCGCCATCCGCACGGCGTGGACATCTGGATCGTGCTGCAAGGCGAAGCCGAGCTGCTCGACGACGAAAACAGCGGCCGCACCATCCGTGCGGGCGAAAGCGTCATCGTCGGCCTGCACCAGATACACGGCGCGCGCAACAGGGCGGATGCCAAAGAGGACTGCATCCTTGTTTCCGTTATCAGCCCCCGCGCAGGCTTTGAAGCCGCACCGAAGTAG
- the narH gene encoding nitrate reductase subunit beta → MKIRAQVGMVLNLDKCIGCHTCSVTCKNVWTSRDGVEYAWFNNVETKPGIGFPKNWEDQEKWKGGWVRKPNGKLVPKQGGRLKILSNIFSNPNLPQIDDYYEPFTYDYEHLQNAPRMKTPPTARPISVLTGKKMDKVEWGPNWEDDLAGEFEKRAKDTLFEGIQKEMMGAFEQTFMMYLPRLCEHCLNPTCVASCPSGSIYKREDDGIVLIDQDKCRGWRMCISGCPYKKIYYNWVSGKAEKCIFCYPRIEAGEPTICSETCVGRIRYLGVLLYDADKIQEAASVEDPQDLYEAQLGVFLNPHDPEIEREALKQGISQNWLDAAKKSPVYKMAMEWKIAFPLHPEYRTLPMVWYIPPLSPIQSAIENGFVGENGIIPSVDEMRIPLRYLANLLTAGKVEPIKEALERMIAMRRFKRGQIVEGETLEQTLDGTGLTPEMVEDMYQILAIANYEDRFVIPTSHKEMVENSFEDKASCGFSFGNGCSGDNGDGLTQENLFGKRKGTPIIFFDRRKDLQKNREEGVR, encoded by the coding sequence ATGAAAATCAGAGCGCAAGTCGGCATGGTACTCAACCTCGACAAATGTATCGGCTGCCACACCTGCTCCGTAACCTGCAAAAACGTTTGGACAAGCCGCGACGGCGTGGAATACGCCTGGTTCAACAACGTCGAAACCAAGCCCGGCATCGGTTTTCCGAAAAACTGGGAAGACCAGGAAAAATGGAAGGGCGGCTGGGTGCGCAAACCCAACGGCAAACTCGTACCCAAGCAGGGCGGCCGTCTGAAAATCCTGTCCAATATTTTCTCCAACCCCAACCTGCCGCAAATCGACGACTACTACGAGCCGTTCACTTACGACTACGAGCACCTGCAAAACGCACCGCGCATGAAAACCCCGCCCACCGCGCGGCCGATTTCCGTGCTTACCGGCAAGAAAATGGACAAAGTCGAATGGGGCCCCAACTGGGAAGACGATTTGGCGGGCGAATTTGAAAAACGCGCCAAAGACACCCTGTTTGAAGGCATCCAAAAAGAAATGATGGGCGCGTTTGAGCAGACCTTTATGATGTACCTGCCGCGCCTGTGCGAACACTGCCTGAATCCCACCTGCGTCGCCTCCTGCCCCTCCGGCAGCATCTACAAACGCGAAGACGACGGCATCGTACTGATCGACCAAGACAAATGTCGCGGCTGGCGTATGTGCATTTCAGGCTGCCCCTACAAAAAAATCTACTACAACTGGGTGAGCGGCAAGGCCGAAAAATGTATTTTCTGCTACCCGCGCATCGAAGCGGGCGAGCCGACCATCTGCTCGGAAACCTGCGTCGGCCGTATCCGCTACTTGGGCGTGCTGCTGTATGACGCCGACAAAATCCAGGAAGCCGCCAGCGTAGAAGATCCGCAGGATCTGTACGAAGCCCAGCTTGGCGTGTTCCTGAATCCGCACGACCCCGAAATCGAGCGCGAAGCCTTGAAACAGGGCATCAGCCAAAACTGGCTCGATGCGGCGAAAAAATCGCCGGTGTACAAAATGGCGATGGAATGGAAAATCGCCTTCCCGCTGCACCCCGAATACCGCACGCTGCCGATGGTGTGGTACATCCCGCCCTTGTCGCCGATCCAGTCGGCCATTGAAAACGGCTTTGTCGGCGAAAACGGCATCATCCCCAGCGTCGATGAAATGCGCATCCCGCTGCGCTATCTGGCCAACCTGCTGACCGCAGGCAAAGTCGAACCCATCAAAGAAGCCCTCGAACGCATGATCGCCATGCGCCGCTTCAAACGCGGCCAGATAGTCGAAGGCGAAACACTGGAACAAACCCTCGACGGCACCGGCCTCACCCCCGAAATGGTCGAAGACATGTACCAGATTCTCGCCATCGCCAACTACGAAGACCGCTTCGTCATCCCCACCTCGCACAAAGAAATGGTGGAAAACAGCTTTGAAGACAAAGCCAGCTGCGGATTCAGCTTCGGCAACGGCTGCTCCGGCGACAACGGCGACGGCCTCACCCAGGAAAACCTGTTCGGCAAACGCAAAGGTACGCCGATTATCTTCTTCGACCGCCGCAAAGACCTCCAGAAAAACCGCGAAGAAGGAGTACGCTGA
- the narI gene encoding respiratory nitrate reductase subunit gamma translates to MNDLNTFHQFFFGVYPYICLAVFFLGSLMRFDREQYTWKSDSSEMLYRGQLRLGSVLFHVGVLAVFGGHLFGLLTPLWFWDAIGVSHSAKQVFAMTMGGIFGTTALIGLIILIKRRFKIDRISINSTWRDKLVLIWILITLLLGLSTIVVSMGHLDGHEMVKLMQWAQHIVTFRGGAAGYIKDANFLFKLHIFMGMTFFFIFPFTRMVHVWSGFASAFYLIRPWQLVRRRNGTR, encoded by the coding sequence ATGAACGACCTCAACACATTCCACCAGTTTTTCTTCGGCGTTTACCCCTACATCTGTCTGGCCGTGTTCTTCCTCGGCAGCCTGATGCGTTTCGACCGCGAGCAATACACTTGGAAAAGCGATTCCAGCGAAATGCTCTACCGCGGCCAGCTGCGCTTGGGCAGCGTCTTGTTTCACGTCGGCGTGCTCGCCGTATTCGGCGGCCACCTGTTCGGCCTGCTCACCCCGCTGTGGTTTTGGGATGCCATCGGCGTGAGCCACAGCGCAAAACAAGTGTTCGCCATGACCATGGGCGGCATCTTCGGCACCACCGCCCTGATCGGCCTGATTATCCTGATCAAACGCCGCTTCAAAATCGACCGCATCAGCATCAACAGCACCTGGCGCGACAAGCTGGTTCTGATCTGGATTCTGATTACCCTGCTCTTGGGTCTGTCCACCATCGTCGTCAGCATGGGGCATCTGGACGGTCACGAAATGGTCAAACTCATGCAGTGGGCGCAGCACATCGTAACCTTCCGGGGCGGCGCGGCCGGCTACATCAAAGACGCGAACTTCCTGTTCAAACTGCACATCTTCATGGGCATGACCTTCTTCTTCATCTTCCCGTTCACCCGCATGGTGCACGTATGGAGCGGCTTTGCCAGCGCGTTCTACCTTATCCGCCCGTGGCAGCTCGTACGCCGCCGCAACGGCACACGCTGA